In Kogia breviceps isolate mKogBre1 chromosome 19, mKogBre1 haplotype 1, whole genome shotgun sequence, a single genomic region encodes these proteins:
- the ANKRD40 gene encoding ankyrin repeat domain-containing protein 40, which yields MSALLEQKEEQERLREAAALGDIREVQKLVESGVDVNSQNEVNGWTCLHWACKRNHGQVVSYLLKSGADKEILTTKGEMPVQLTSRREIRKIMGVEDDDDDHDDLPQLKKESELPFVPNYLANPAFPFIYTPGSEDSAQLQNGGPSTPPASSPADGSPPLLPPGEPPLLGAFPRDHTSLALVQNGDVSAPSAILRTPESTKPGPVCQSPVSQSRSLFSSVPSKPPMSLEPQNGTYAGPAPAFQPFFFTGAFPFNMQELVLKVRIQNPSLRENDFIEIELDRQELTYQELLRVSCCELGVNPDQVEKIRKLPNTLVRKDKDVARLQDFQELELVLMISENNFLFRNAASTLTERPCYNRRASKLTY from the exons ATGAGCGCTCTCCTGGAGCagaaggaggagcaggagaggctgCGGGAGGCCGCGGCCTTGGGGGACATTCGGGAGGTGCAGAAACTGGTGGAGAGCGGGGTGGATGTGAACTCCCAAAATGAGGTCAACGGCTG GACCTGTTTACACTGGGCATGTAAACGCAATCATGGTCAGGTGGTCTCTTACTTGTTAAAATCAGGAGCTGACAAAGAGATTCTTACCACAAAGGGAGAAATGCCAGTCCAATTAACATCAAGGAGAGAAATTAGGAAGATTATGGGAg TGGAAGATGATGACGATGACCATGACGACCTCCCCCAACTGAAGAAGGAGTCAGAGCTGCCCTTTGTTCCGAACTATTTGGCCAACCCAGCCTTCCCTTTCATCTATACCCCTGGGTCAGAGGATTCAGCCCAGCTGCAGAATGGGGGCCCCTCCACACCTCCTGCATCATCCCCTGCAGATGGCTCGCCTCCATTGCTGCCCCCTGGGGAACCTCCCCTGCTTGGGGCCTTTCCAAGGGACCACACCTCTTTGGCACTGGTTCAGAATGGGGATGTGTCTGCCCCATCTGCCATACTCAGAACACCAGAAAGCACAAAACCGGGTCCTGTTTGTCAGTCACCGGTGAGTCAGAGTCGCTCCCTGTTCTCTTCTGTCCCATCCAAGCCACCAATGTCTCTGGAGCCTCAAAATGGGACGTATGCAGGACCGGCGCCAGCATTCCAGCCATTTTTCTTCACCGGAGCATTTCCATTTAATATGCAAG AGCTGGTACTCAAGGTGAGGATTCAGAACCCATCTCTTCGAGAAAATGATTTCATTGAAATTGAACTGGACCGACAGGAGCTCACCTACCAAGAATTGCTCAGAGTGAGTTGCTGTGAGCTGGGTGTTAATCCTGATCAAGTGGAGAAGATCAGAAAGTTACCCAATACTCTGGTAAGAAAG gACAAAGATGTTGCTCGACTCCAAGATTTCCAAGAGCTGGAACTGGTTCTAATGATAAGTGAGAATAATTTTCTGTTCAGAAATGCTGCATCCACACTGACTGAAAGGCCTTGCTACAACAGGAGAGCTTCAAAACTGACTTACTAA